A single genomic interval of Alteromonas sp. CI.11.F.A3 harbors:
- the asnS gene encoding asparagine--tRNA ligase, protein MTHAPVVDVLKGKYAVGESVTVKGWVRTRRDSKAGLSFIALHDGSCFDPIQVVALSSLSNYADVQRLTASCSLSVTGVVKASQGQGQSVEIEATEVEVLGWVENPDTYPMSAKRHSIEYLREYAHLRPRTNVIGAVTRVRNCLSQAIHRFFHERGHFWVSTPILTASDTEGAGEMFRVSTLDMMNLPLDDKGNVDYSEDFFGKETYLTVSGQLNVETYCTAMSKVYTFGPTFRAENSNTSRHLAEFWMIEPEVAFADLSDIAQLAEDMLKYVCKAVLEELPDDMNFFAQRIKKDAVERLEKLVSSDFVRMDYTDAIDILQNCGKTFEFPVEWGIDLSSEHERYLAEEHVGAPIIMQNYPKDIKAFYMRINDDGKTVAAMDVLAPGIGEIIGGSQREERLDVFDARLEEMELSKEDYAWYRDLRRYGTVPHSGFGLGFERLVAYVTGMQNVRDVIPFPRTPGNASF, encoded by the coding sequence ATGACGCATGCGCCCGTTGTCGACGTACTTAAAGGTAAGTACGCAGTTGGCGAATCGGTAACCGTTAAAGGTTGGGTAAGAACACGCCGCGACTCTAAGGCTGGGTTATCTTTTATAGCACTACACGATGGTAGTTGCTTTGACCCTATTCAAGTGGTGGCACTGAGTTCTCTGTCAAATTACGCTGACGTACAGCGTTTAACAGCAAGTTGCTCACTATCAGTGACTGGTGTGGTAAAAGCCTCTCAGGGCCAAGGCCAATCAGTAGAAATTGAAGCCACTGAGGTTGAGGTATTAGGTTGGGTAGAAAACCCAGATACTTACCCAATGTCAGCGAAGCGTCACAGTATCGAGTACTTAAGAGAATACGCTCACCTGCGCCCTCGCACTAATGTAATTGGTGCGGTAACGCGTGTGCGTAACTGCTTATCACAAGCTATACATCGCTTCTTCCATGAGCGCGGCCATTTTTGGGTATCTACTCCAATTTTAACGGCAAGTGACACAGAAGGCGCTGGTGAAATGTTCCGCGTATCTACATTAGATATGATGAACCTGCCATTAGACGACAAAGGTAACGTTGATTACTCAGAAGATTTCTTCGGTAAAGAAACCTACCTTACTGTATCAGGTCAGTTGAACGTTGAAACCTATTGCACAGCCATGTCTAAGGTTTATACCTTTGGACCTACTTTCCGCGCTGAAAACTCAAACACCTCTCGCCATTTGGCTGAGTTCTGGATGATTGAGCCGGAAGTTGCCTTTGCTGATTTGAGTGATATAGCTCAGTTAGCGGAAGACATGTTGAAATATGTGTGTAAAGCCGTGCTTGAAGAACTGCCAGATGACATGAACTTCTTTGCTCAACGCATCAAGAAAGATGCCGTTGAACGCTTAGAAAAGTTAGTGAGTTCTGATTTTGTTCGCATGGATTACACAGACGCTATCGATATTCTACAGAACTGCGGCAAAACATTTGAATTCCCTGTTGAATGGGGAATTGATTTATCTTCAGAGCACGAGCGCTATTTAGCCGAAGAACACGTTGGCGCGCCTATTATTATGCAAAACTATCCTAAGGATATTAAAGCATTCTATATGCGTATTAACGACGATGGCAAAACCGTTGCCGCTATGGACGTACTTGCACCAGGTATTGGTGAGATTATTGGTGGTTCACAGCGTGAAGAACGCCTTGATGTTTTCGACGCCCGTTTGGAAGAAATGGAATTGTCGAAAGAAGACTACGCTTGGTATCGCGACCTTCGCCGTTATGGCACCGTGCCACACTCTGGTTTCGGACTCGGTTTCGAGCGCCTAGTCGCTTATGTTACTGGTATGCAAAACGTGCGTGATGTTATTCCATTCCCACGTACACCAGGTAACGCTAGCTTCTAA
- a CDS encoding paraquat-inducible protein A, giving the protein MAFSISAFVFLALSLPFNFLTFKSSGQKHSIDLPGGLSVLMENDYLSLAIITGLATLILPGMVLLGFITLGLAHLNNARTPFIKRMFYWVRALLPWSMAEIFLVGTLVSLIKVTELADVAIGMSFYAFIGFTAFMALSMSNFDSTGFALWLHEGELPPPKPLEEKQASGSIQRTWALLLTSSILYIPANVLPIMRTEFFGQETPNTIIGGVITLWEGGSYPIAIIILVASVVVPVAKIIILCWLNLSVQLGRTGSTQLRIRYYRITEAIGRWSMIDVFVVAVLVALIQMGNTLSIFPGPAALAFCAVVFTTMIAAMTFDSRLIWQHWKQLP; this is encoded by the coding sequence TTGGCATTTTCAATAAGCGCGTTTGTTTTTCTAGCCCTATCCCTACCTTTTAACTTTTTGACTTTTAAATCAAGTGGTCAGAAGCATAGTATCGATCTTCCCGGTGGTCTTTCCGTGTTAATGGAAAACGACTATTTATCCTTGGCCATTATTACCGGCCTAGCGACACTAATTTTACCCGGCATGGTGCTTTTAGGTTTTATTACCCTTGGGTTAGCACATTTAAACAATGCGAGAACGCCATTTATTAAGCGGATGTTTTATTGGGTGAGAGCCCTGCTACCGTGGAGTATGGCGGAAATATTCTTAGTGGGAACATTAGTTAGCTTGATAAAAGTCACCGAACTAGCCGATGTCGCTATTGGTATGTCTTTTTATGCGTTTATTGGCTTCACCGCATTTATGGCTCTATCAATGTCTAACTTCGACAGTACAGGGTTTGCATTGTGGCTACACGAAGGCGAGTTACCACCGCCAAAACCTTTAGAAGAAAAACAAGCCAGTGGCAGTATACAACGCACTTGGGCACTGCTGCTTACGTCATCCATTTTATATATACCCGCCAATGTATTACCCATCATGCGAACAGAATTTTTCGGCCAAGAAACCCCAAATACCATTATTGGTGGCGTAATTACGCTTTGGGAGGGGGGCTCATACCCCATCGCCATTATTATTTTAGTGGCAAGCGTAGTAGTGCCAGTCGCCAAAATTATCATTCTTTGTTGGTTGAATTTAAGTGTTCAACTTGGCCGAACGGGCTCTACACAATTACGCATTCGCTATTACCGCATAACCGAAGCTATTGGCCGCTGGTCAATGATTGACGTTTTTGTGGTCGCGGTATTAGTTGCACTAATTCAGATGGGCAATACACTTTCTATTTTTCCTGGCCCCGCAGCGCTTGCGTTTTGTGCGGTGGTCTTCACTACGATGATAGCCGCTATGACATTTGATTCACGGCTTATTTGGCAGCACTGGAAACAACTACCATGA
- the pqiB gene encoding intermembrane transport protein PqiB, giving the protein MTEEAKITSTKSISRIWIIPILVVVVGGWMVYQQWKNQGPLITIELQSATGIEVNKTPIKVRDLDVGQVKKITLKPDLDGVLVTARIDANASHLLTDKSDFWVVAPRISFSEVSGLNTLLSGSYIAMAANDSGKEQLNFIALERPPVTPAGTPGLHVILQSDDEFAYKPGDPIIYKGFKVGEFEDAVFNIEERVVYYDAFIEAPYHKLITENTRFWDVSGVKLKLESSGVKMETGSLETLLANGITFGVPEGVQIGERVVENAFFTIYGDIATASNARYKLAAEYVLLVDESVRGLTVGAPVEYRGIEIGNVTAINSFPAVEGNILERDYPIPVIINIYPGKVRQPDTEEGLNAIKQTMRNWLRKDLRATLRMGNVLTGGLFVDLQHVSKPDDSDEIAVLNGYEVIPTVSNEFTQITQKADAILDKINQLPLGDMVSNVLLAVEDMKLAAQSVETASDDFDLLIENVDTELLNTNLNQVLVSLDSLLKNYSEGGLSQSEIKETVDTMQDTMRNLQPLLLKLNQSPNSLIFTDSNSSGIEPKAKN; this is encoded by the coding sequence ATGACAGAAGAGGCAAAAATCACGTCTACAAAATCAATCTCTCGCATATGGATTATTCCCATATTAGTGGTAGTGGTTGGTGGCTGGATGGTTTATCAGCAATGGAAAAATCAGGGGCCTCTGATCACCATAGAGTTACAATCTGCCACTGGCATTGAAGTTAACAAAACCCCCATCAAAGTACGGGATTTAGATGTAGGGCAAGTGAAAAAAATCACGCTAAAGCCCGACTTAGATGGTGTACTAGTTACGGCTCGTATCGATGCTAATGCCTCTCACCTTCTTACTGATAAAAGTGACTTTTGGGTAGTTGCCCCGCGGATTAGTTTTTCAGAAGTATCAGGCCTAAACACCTTACTCTCTGGAAGTTATATCGCCATGGCTGCGAATGACAGCGGTAAAGAACAACTTAATTTTATCGCCCTTGAACGCCCTCCGGTAACACCAGCCGGCACCCCAGGGTTACATGTGATTTTGCAAAGCGATGATGAATTTGCTTATAAACCGGGTGATCCCATCATTTATAAAGGTTTCAAAGTGGGTGAGTTTGAAGATGCGGTGTTTAATATTGAAGAGCGTGTGGTCTACTACGATGCATTTATTGAAGCCCCTTACCATAAGCTTATTACCGAAAATACGCGTTTTTGGGATGTGAGCGGGGTAAAGCTTAAGCTTGAATCCAGCGGCGTCAAAATGGAAACAGGCAGTTTAGAAACTCTGTTAGCCAACGGTATTACCTTTGGTGTTCCTGAAGGGGTTCAAATCGGTGAACGTGTTGTTGAAAATGCCTTTTTCACAATTTACGGCGATATAGCTACTGCCTCAAATGCCCGCTACAAACTTGCCGCTGAATACGTGCTTTTGGTTGATGAAAGTGTTCGCGGGCTTACCGTCGGCGCTCCCGTCGAATACCGAGGCATTGAAATCGGTAATGTAACGGCTATTAACTCGTTTCCTGCCGTGGAAGGCAACATACTTGAACGTGATTATCCTATTCCCGTCATCATTAATATCTACCCTGGAAAGGTGAGACAACCTGACACCGAAGAAGGCCTAAATGCCATCAAGCAAACCATGCGTAATTGGCTTCGTAAAGACTTAAGGGCCACCCTTCGAATGGGTAATGTACTCACTGGCGGCCTTTTTGTAGACTTACAACATGTCTCAAAACCCGATGACAGTGACGAGATAGCGGTGCTGAATGGTTACGAAGTTATTCCAACCGTGTCTAACGAGTTTACGCAGATTACGCAAAAAGCAGATGCTATTTTAGACAAGATAAATCAATTGCCGTTGGGTGACATGGTATCGAATGTGCTATTGGCTGTAGAAGACATGAAGCTGGCTGCCCAATCTGTTGAAACAGCAAGTGATGACTTTGATTTGCTTATTGAAAATGTCGATACCGAGCTGCTCAATACTAATTTAAATCAAGTATTGGTTAGCTTGGACAGCTTGTTAAAGAATTACAGTGAAGGTGGTTTGAGCCAATCTGAAATCAAAGAAACGGTAGATACGATGCAAGATACCATGCGTAATCTTCAGCCTTTATTATTGAAGCTAAATCAGTCACCGAATAGTTTAATTTTTACTGATAGCAATAGCTCTGGTATTGAACCAAAAGCAAAAAATTAG
- a CDS encoding membrane integrity-associated transporter subunit PqiC produces MNNFINDRNALISIVNRTRLILALLVGASLIGCASSGSALQYYLLHSTTSPSATQHASSPHPLLINKIVLPDYLKQRGLVYQTSSTNLHIATEHLWAEPLDEGITKSLKAALRTQGVMLVTHNVNAKDINDYLTLQIDDFIATWQGDIILSGQYVIKHIDDSQSAKDFEYILPLAVDGFPASIEVMREAIYVLADDIANEVTKR; encoded by the coding sequence ATGAACAATTTTATTAATGACAGGAACGCGCTCATTAGCATTGTGAATAGAACAAGGTTAATACTTGCTTTACTCGTTGGCGCTTCGCTAATAGGCTGTGCATCATCTGGCAGTGCGTTGCAATATTACTTGCTTCATTCCACTACTTCGCCCTCTGCAACCCAGCATGCTTCCAGCCCTCACCCTTTATTAATTAACAAGATTGTCTTACCCGATTATTTAAAGCAAAGAGGCCTTGTTTATCAAACCAGCTCTACCAATTTACATATCGCGACAGAGCATCTTTGGGCCGAGCCCCTCGATGAGGGTATTACCAAGTCATTAAAAGCAGCGCTACGTACCCAGGGTGTAATGTTAGTTACCCATAATGTGAATGCTAAAGATATCAATGACTATTTAACCCTTCAGATAGATGACTTTATCGCTACATGGCAAGGCGATATTATTCTGAGTGGGCAATACGTTATAAAACATATTGATGATTCGCAATCAGCAAAGGATTTTGAGTACATACTCCCGCTTGCTGTTGATGGATTTCCCGCCAGCATTGAAGTGATGCGAGAAGCCATTTATGTGTTGGCCGACGATATAGCTAACGAAGTAACTAAAAGATAA
- a CDS encoding GGDEF domain-containing protein, translated as MLNALKKFVELGTDSELSDDLNRRIRVVNMFSAVGMAATFILGFRALFAQDAFLACVLFSASILFAISHKLQSTIGAKRGSFISALVLLACLMSLMLILVVTGGNESTGPLWIFTVPSVTMFFAGFRRGIVALSGFTTAIIIILFAPDNALLVSEYSYEFKTRLLYSFITVSFLSAFYEYSRQRSYNTALYLSEQFERQARYDPLTTLLNRRGGQQQLEQELSRLQRNKKPFSIALADIDRFKSINDTFGHDAGDEVLKQVADAFRRRLRVQDGLSRWGGEEFLFIFPETDEQDAKTVIEQIRENLSAKAMLVDGKSHRVTSSFGVCEITSSMTLTTALNLADQALYQAKNDGRNRVCSASELKRKTSC; from the coding sequence ATGCTTAATGCCCTTAAAAAGTTTGTAGAACTTGGAACCGATAGCGAGTTATCTGACGACCTAAACCGTCGAATCAGAGTCGTTAATATGTTTTCGGCTGTGGGTATGGCTGCTACCTTTATTCTTGGCTTTAGAGCGCTTTTCGCACAAGATGCTTTTTTAGCGTGTGTTTTGTTTTCAGCCTCTATCCTATTTGCAATATCTCATAAATTACAATCGACGATAGGGGCAAAGCGAGGCAGCTTTATTTCGGCGTTGGTCTTACTTGCCTGCTTAATGTCACTGATGTTAATACTGGTCGTTACTGGCGGTAATGAGAGTACAGGACCGCTTTGGATATTTACCGTTCCCTCTGTCACTATGTTTTTCGCGGGCTTTCGTCGGGGGATTGTGGCGTTAAGCGGCTTTACTACCGCAATAATTATTATTCTATTCGCTCCTGATAATGCCCTGTTAGTTTCCGAGTACTCTTACGAGTTTAAAACTCGCCTACTCTACTCTTTCATCACCGTTTCTTTCCTCTCGGCATTTTATGAATATAGCCGGCAGCGAAGTTACAATACCGCACTGTATTTAAGCGAACAGTTCGAGCGTCAAGCCAGATATGACCCCCTTACAACATTGCTAAACCGCCGAGGTGGTCAGCAGCAGCTTGAGCAAGAACTCAGCAGGTTACAGCGAAATAAAAAGCCGTTTTCTATTGCGCTCGCTGATATTGATAGATTCAAGTCTATCAATGACACCTTTGGGCATGACGCCGGTGATGAGGTATTAAAACAGGTAGCAGATGCCTTTCGCCGTCGATTACGAGTACAGGATGGACTCTCACGATGGGGCGGCGAAGAGTTTTTGTTTATTTTCCCAGAAACTGATGAGCAGGATGCTAAAACGGTTATCGAGCAAATAAGAGAAAATCTAAGTGCAAAAGCGATGCTGGTTGATGGCAAGTCTCATCGAGTCACATCAAGTTTTGGTGTATGCGAAATTACATCGTCAATGACCCTCACTACTGCGTTAAACTTAGCCGATCAGGCGTTATACCAAGCAAAAAATGACGGCAGAAATAGAGTGTGTAGCGCATCAGAGCTTAAACGCAAAACTAGCTGCTAG
- a CDS encoding efflux RND transporter periplasmic adaptor subunit has protein sequence MKWMKFILPVAILVVSYFIMKGIEASASDSAITEAVDTRPTVTIEQIDVESSVITLSSYGEVQPLESTNLAAQVSGEVESWNPNFVSGGLVRRGELLFSVEKDAYEAALLLAQANLSSAQAQLIQEQAQADVAAQEAKSMPDARVTDLYLRKPQVMSAQASVKSAEAQLKIAKRDLDNCEVTAPYDALIISRDISTGDYVTQGMTAAVIYNIEQAEITFPIAGFDRIFLDENTLGAKAILTLDDLSKTQITATIHRDTGIIDSATRMTHFVARIEDPYALNQNNPIVKFGTYATISFEGKRLEDVYRIPQELVTNRTLWTIDDESKLVSQKIEVIREDGSDFLIQGNFNPNKVVMSLPEYPQNGMEVKIIDNSADIVANSDTAE, from the coding sequence ATGAAATGGATGAAATTCATACTTCCCGTTGCCATCTTGGTAGTAAGTTATTTTATAATGAAAGGCATTGAAGCATCGGCTTCAGATTCAGCCATAACAGAAGCGGTAGACACTCGTCCCACCGTCACTATCGAGCAGATAGATGTCGAAAGCTCTGTTATTACATTATCTTCTTACGGCGAAGTGCAGCCGCTCGAAAGTACTAACCTAGCCGCTCAGGTTTCTGGCGAAGTGGAGTCTTGGAATCCCAACTTTGTAAGTGGCGGTTTAGTTCGTCGAGGTGAGTTATTGTTCTCGGTAGAAAAAGATGCCTACGAGGCAGCGTTATTACTTGCGCAAGCTAACCTTTCCAGTGCTCAAGCTCAATTAATACAAGAACAAGCACAAGCAGATGTAGCGGCACAAGAAGCCAAATCTATGCCTGATGCCAGAGTCACTGACTTGTATCTTAGAAAACCACAAGTCATGAGCGCTCAGGCATCCGTTAAATCTGCAGAAGCCCAACTAAAGATTGCCAAGCGTGACTTAGATAATTGCGAAGTGACAGCCCCTTATGATGCCCTAATTATTTCTAGAGATATTAGTACTGGTGATTATGTTACCCAAGGGATGACCGCAGCGGTTATCTATAATATTGAGCAGGCTGAAATCACTTTCCCTATCGCAGGCTTCGACCGTATATTCTTAGATGAAAACACCTTGGGCGCCAAAGCGATACTTACCCTAGATGATTTAAGCAAAACACAAATTACGGCCACTATCCACCGCGACACTGGTATTATCGATAGTGCCACCCGCATGACGCATTTTGTCGCCAGAATTGAAGACCCCTACGCCTTAAATCAAAACAACCCTATTGTTAAATTCGGTACATACGCCACGATTAGCTTTGAGGGTAAAAGGCTAGAGGATGTATACCGTATTCCTCAGGAATTAGTGACCAACCGTACGCTTTGGACAATTGATGACGAAAGCAAGTTGGTCTCGCAAAAAATTGAGGTTATTCGTGAAGATGGCAGCGACTTTCTTATTCAAGGTAATTTCAACCCTAACAAAGTGGTGATGTCATTACCTGAATATCCGCAAAATGGCATGGAAGTAAAAATTATCGATAATAGCGCTGATATTGTGGCAAACAGCGACACCGCTGAATAG
- a CDS encoding efflux RND transporter permease subunit, which translates to MNKTNSETGIIAWFANNAVAANLLMIFIILMGLASYFTIQRQMFPNIEINYITVSAQYPGASPQEIEESILIKVEESLKDVTEIKKTVARAFRDSGTVTLEIDTDEELTDVLDKVKLRVDGIATFPAGMEPVNISQIEFQQDVIEMPLVGDLPLPELKVIAKDIEDELLQLGNVSLVEISTPDDEIAIEIKPEMLRKYSLSIADVSQAISNYSTNISAGQLRTNAGIISVRVENQYYSGTEFAQIPVKIGTAGAKVTLGDIATIKDGFTEGERYFKYNGKNAIYMSVSATKSQNTIPVANTVKAYIEQRNKTLPDGVSLEILVDMTYYLNARLDMMLKNLFQGSILVALMLTLFLRFKLALWVMVGLPVCFLGAVMLMPIFGISINILSLFAFIMVLGIVVDDAIVIGESAYTEIESKGGGIDNVVRGAKRVATPATFGVLTTIAVFAPFTLSSGPEGAFFYNIAIVVIFCLAFSLVESKLILPAHIAHTHFTPIKKGSWRDKFNTRFYGFVNGPYKRTVERALKWRWAVFFLFFGILMISIGLINANYVRMVPNPKVPHDFPSVRIEMNENVSDATTISALKTIEKTILDVEAQVIDEFGTGMIRDRLAFNNERTQGQILTPLVHEDKRPIDTFELARRWREAIPEIPGMKSFTVIDDVNGGGEDGEFGYLLFGSDINTLNAAGLKFIEMLQQQDGLFDVSSTIDPASKEVQLVMLPVAYDLGLTLSDIASQVGASFYGGEAQRVIRNGEEVKVMVRYPELTRERFADLKYTVIKTPQGRDVLLGDVVLLEEKPGISYIRREGGYRSVYVWGNIDEEAVEPNEVVEEIREKLLPQLQEEFPSVMTELGGDIEEQQAQQSEQLLFFLAAMIMVYILLAVPLKSYGQPLIIMSVIPFSFTGAIWGHFWLGLDLSMMSTFGLIAAAGVVINDSLVMTDFVNQRRAQGYSVKEAVTEAGSARFRAITLTSITTFAGVLPIMFESSLQAAFVVPMAAALGFAVLYATLVTLILVPCLYLILLDLTIPFSWIKSRIFRQNQVLNMDVNTEIGMENK; encoded by the coding sequence ATGAATAAAACGAATTCTGAAACCGGCATTATCGCGTGGTTTGCCAATAATGCAGTCGCCGCTAACCTTTTAATGATATTTATCATTTTAATGGGGTTGGCCAGTTACTTTACCATTCAGCGCCAAATGTTCCCTAACATCGAAATTAACTACATTACGGTGTCTGCACAATATCCTGGTGCTTCTCCCCAAGAAATAGAAGAAAGTATCCTTATTAAAGTAGAAGAATCGTTAAAGGACGTAACCGAAATTAAAAAAACGGTAGCCCGTGCTTTTCGAGATTCAGGAACAGTGACATTAGAAATTGATACCGATGAAGAACTCACTGATGTTCTTGATAAAGTAAAACTAAGAGTTGACGGTATCGCCACCTTCCCTGCCGGTATGGAACCGGTAAATATCTCTCAAATTGAGTTCCAACAAGACGTTATTGAAATGCCTTTAGTGGGCGACTTGCCCCTTCCTGAACTTAAAGTTATTGCCAAAGATATTGAAGATGAGTTACTTCAACTAGGTAATGTTTCCTTGGTAGAAATATCGACACCTGACGATGAAATAGCGATAGAAATAAAGCCGGAAATGCTGCGCAAATACAGTCTTAGTATTGCCGATGTTAGCCAGGCAATAAGTAACTATTCAACGAATATATCGGCTGGGCAACTACGTACTAACGCCGGAATCATTTCTGTTCGAGTAGAAAACCAGTATTACAGCGGCACCGAATTTGCTCAAATTCCCGTGAAGATAGGCACAGCGGGTGCAAAAGTTACCTTAGGTGACATAGCGACAATTAAAGATGGCTTTACCGAAGGGGAACGCTACTTCAAATATAATGGTAAAAATGCCATTTATATGTCGGTAAGTGCAACTAAATCTCAAAATACTATTCCTGTTGCGAACACCGTAAAAGCCTATATTGAGCAACGGAATAAAACTCTCCCAGATGGGGTGAGCTTAGAAATACTGGTCGATATGACTTACTACTTAAATGCTCGCTTAGACATGATGCTAAAAAACCTGTTTCAAGGCTCAATTCTTGTCGCCTTGATGCTTACCCTCTTTCTTCGCTTTAAGCTAGCATTATGGGTAATGGTAGGCTTACCCGTGTGCTTTTTAGGCGCAGTAATGCTGATGCCTATTTTTGGTATTAGCATTAATATTCTTTCGCTATTTGCCTTCATAATGGTGCTGGGTATTGTAGTCGATGATGCCATTGTTATAGGGGAAAGTGCCTATACCGAAATAGAAAGCAAAGGTGGAGGTATCGATAACGTAGTACGTGGTGCAAAGCGTGTTGCAACGCCAGCCACATTCGGTGTTTTGACAACCATTGCGGTATTCGCCCCGTTTACGCTAAGTAGCGGCCCTGAAGGAGCCTTCTTCTACAATATCGCTATTGTGGTTATATTCTGTTTAGCCTTCAGCTTAGTTGAGTCAAAGTTGATATTGCCTGCGCATATTGCCCATACCCATTTTACACCTATCAAGAAAGGTAGCTGGCGGGATAAATTTAACACGCGATTCTACGGCTTTGTAAACGGGCCTTATAAGCGGACGGTTGAGCGTGCGCTAAAATGGCGTTGGGCGGTGTTTTTTCTCTTCTTTGGTATTTTGATGATCAGCATTGGGCTAATCAACGCGAACTACGTTCGTATGGTGCCTAACCCGAAAGTACCGCATGACTTCCCTAGCGTTCGCATCGAAATGAATGAAAACGTGTCGGATGCAACTACCATTAGCGCGTTAAAGACCATAGAAAAAACCATCTTAGATGTTGAAGCGCAGGTTATTGATGAGTTTGGCACCGGTATGATTCGAGACAGGCTTGCCTTTAACAATGAACGCACCCAAGGGCAAATTCTGACGCCTTTAGTGCACGAAGATAAGCGCCCTATTGATACTTTTGAATTAGCAAGGCGCTGGCGTGAAGCCATACCTGAAATTCCCGGCATGAAGTCATTTACTGTGATTGATGATGTTAATGGGGGTGGCGAAGATGGCGAGTTTGGCTATCTTTTATTTGGCTCAGATATCAATACATTGAACGCGGCAGGATTGAAGTTTATTGAAATGCTGCAACAGCAAGATGGCCTATTCGATGTTAGTTCAACCATAGATCCTGCCAGTAAAGAAGTGCAACTGGTTATGCTGCCCGTAGCCTATGATTTAGGTTTAACGTTATCTGACATCGCCTCTCAAGTTGGGGCTAGCTTCTATGGCGGCGAAGCCCAACGGGTTATTCGTAATGGCGAAGAAGTGAAGGTAATGGTGCGATACCCTGAACTTACCCGAGAGCGGTTTGCTGATTTAAAATATACCGTTATTAAAACACCTCAAGGACGTGATGTCTTACTTGGCGACGTAGTATTGTTGGAAGAAAAACCTGGAATTAGTTACATTCGCCGTGAAGGTGGTTATCGCAGCGTGTATGTGTGGGGAAATATTGACGAAGAAGCGGTAGAGCCGAACGAAGTAGTCGAAGAAATTCGCGAAAAACTACTTCCACAACTTCAAGAAGAGTTCCCATCGGTAATGACTGAGTTGGGCGGCGATATTGAAGAACAACAAGCGCAGCAAAGTGAGCAATTATTGTTTTTCTTAGCGGCAATGATTATGGTTTATATCCTTTTGGCTGTGCCGCTTAAAAGTTATGGGCAACCGCTTATCATCATGTCGGTTATTCCGTTTAGCTTTACTGGGGCTATATGGGGTCACTTCTGGCTCGGTTTAGATTTAAGCATGATGTCTACTTTTGGCCTGATAGCCGCCGCAGGTGTAGTAATAAATGATTCCCTCGTTATGACGGATTTTGTCAATCAACGCCGGGCACAAGGTTATAGTGTAAAAGAAGCAGTAACAGAAGCAGGAAGTGCTCGCTTTAGGGCTATCACACTGACTTCTATTACTACCTTCGCCGGTGTATTGCCTATTATGTTTGAAAGTAGCCTACAAGCTGCGTTCGTGGTGCCCATGGCGGCCGCTCTTGGTTTTGCCGTACTTTACGCTACGCTGGTAACGCTGATATTAGTGCCGTGTTTATATTTAATACTACTCGATTTAACCATTCCGTTTTCTTGGATAAAAAGTCGGATTTTCAGACAAAATCAGGTGTTAAATATGGATGTTAATACTGAGATTGGAATGGAAAATAAATAG
- a CDS encoding DoxX family protein — translation MSKAKKVGMWVSLGLASAAFASAGLAKLAGVEQMHMSFAAMGLPLWFGYFIGACEVAGAVGIWLRRTSIYACVGLFIIMLGAIYFHVVYDAVANVIPALILAILVSYIFVVRNGESHSSKS, via the coding sequence TTGAGCAAAGCAAAGAAAGTAGGAATGTGGGTGAGCTTAGGCTTAGCAAGTGCGGCGTTTGCGTCTGCTGGTTTAGCAAAATTAGCCGGTGTAGAACAGATGCACATGTCGTTCGCAGCAATGGGGTTGCCGTTGTGGTTCGGCTATTTTATTGGGGCATGTGAAGTTGCCGGTGCCGTGGGGATATGGTTACGCCGAACCAGCATTTATGCGTGTGTCGGTTTGTTTATTATTATGCTTGGCGCTATTTATTTTCATGTTGTTTATGATGCTGTCGCCAATGTAATACCGGCTTTAATATTAGCGATACTGGTGAGTTATATTTTTGTGGTTCGCAATGGCGAATCTCATTCCAGCAAAAGCTAG